The following proteins are encoded in a genomic region of Bacteroidota bacterium:
- a CDS encoding EamA family transporter translates to MNPHKTDYLLLHFIVFIWGWTAILGELITLPTDQLVWIRIMIASCGIISWLLITRQSLFAAPRNILKYLGTGLIVGLHWICFYGSIKVSNASVTLAVFASGSLFTAFIEPLFFKRRIRSYEIFSGILVIIAIGLIFGVETEYAWGIVLGILAALTSSVFGVINSTFVRGGHQSAVVSVYEMLGGLGGLSIYMFFAHDDLGSMFVMSDKNWMYMLLLGIACTSLPFLISLRVLKSVSPYTVSLTLNLESVYGIILSWLILDHNKFLTVYFYIGTGIILSTLFLNAWLSRRYDQRLKAAEAGTGG, encoded by the coding sequence GTGAATCCACACAAAACCGATTACCTGCTGCTGCATTTTATTGTTTTCATCTGGGGCTGGACAGCTATACTGGGTGAATTAATTACGCTGCCCACCGATCAGCTTGTGTGGATACGTATAATGATTGCATCGTGCGGTATTATTTCATGGCTGCTTATTACACGGCAAAGTCTTTTTGCTGCGCCACGCAATATTCTGAAGTATCTCGGCACCGGACTTATTGTGGGTTTGCACTGGATTTGTTTTTACGGGTCTATCAAGGTGAGTAATGCTTCGGTTACGCTGGCAGTGTTTGCTTCGGGATCGTTGTTTACGGCGTTTATTGAACCGCTGTTTTTTAAACGCCGCATACGCAGCTACGAAATTTTTTCGGGCATTCTGGTCATTATTGCCATCGGACTCATTTTTGGTGTGGAAACAGAGTATGCATGGGGCATTGTGCTGGGGATTCTTGCTGCATTAACCTCTTCCGTATTCGGGGTAATTAACAGCACGTTTGTGCGGGGCGGCCACCAGTCGGCGGTGGTATCGGTGTATGAAATGCTGGGCGGTTTGGGAGGATTGAGTATTTACATGTTTTTTGCGCACGACGATTTGGGGAGTATGTTTGTGATGAGCGATAAAAACTGGATGTACATGCTGCTGCTGGGCATTGCCTGCACGTCGCTGCCATTCCTGATCAGTCTGCGCGTGCTTAAATCGGTGAGTCCTTATACGGTTTCGCTTACGCTTAATCTCGAATCGGTTTACGGCATTATTCTTTCGTGGCTGATACTCGATCACAACAAATTCCTCACTGTCTATTTTTACATCGGCACCGGCATTATCCTTTCCACGTTGTTTTTGAATGCGTGGCTGAGCCGCCGCTACGATCAGCGGTTGAAAGCGGCGGAAGCCGGAACGGGCGGGTAA
- a CDS encoding T9SS type A sorting domain-containing protein, whose translation MRILLFISAFLLLAKVSFAQNCAVSVSLTINGSNINATATSTNATYPLYSWYDPATNSYTNLSPANTYNFTMPANGMFYSCVWIYDSLSQCSDSACFYVFQQSGCNASFYTFDSLNITFFVNTSIADSGNTFVWDFGDGGYSTDADPSYTYAQPGIYSVCLLILDSSQFPCDTLCQQLTVNYVAQTGLNEQSGLTGNVSLYPNPATGTATLRWEQNTTAPHKITILDLTGRTVYTALNTPYTTGQQLISLPLAELPGGVYLVKIENESGQQAVTRLTVQPE comes from the coding sequence ATGCGTATTCTCCTTTTCATATCGGCCTTTTTATTGCTTGCCAAAGTTTCGTTTGCACAAAACTGCGCAGTAAGTGTTTCCTTAACTATCAACGGAAGTAATATTAATGCTACAGCCACATCCACCAATGCAACTTATCCGCTGTATTCATGGTATGACCCGGCTACAAACAGCTACACCAACCTATCGCCGGCAAATACCTACAATTTTACAATGCCCGCAAATGGTATGTTTTATTCCTGTGTGTGGATATATGATTCACTGAGCCAGTGCAGTGATTCGGCATGCTTTTACGTCTTTCAGCAATCAGGCTGCAATGCTTCATTTTATACATTCGACTCCCTCAACATTACCTTCTTTGTAAATACAAGCATAGCCGATTCGGGCAACACATTTGTGTGGGACTTTGGTGATGGCGGTTACTCCACCGATGCCGACCCTTCATACACCTACGCCCAGCCCGGTATTTACTCGGTTTGTTTACTCATACTCGACTCCAGTCAGTTTCCCTGCGATACACTTTGCCAGCAATTAACCGTAAACTACGTGGCACAAACCGGCTTAAACGAACAGTCGGGGCTTACTGGTAATGTGAGCCTGTATCCAAATCCTGCAACCGGCACGGCCACACTCCGTTGGGAGCAAAACACCACAGCCCCGCATAAAATAACCATACTCGACTTAACAGGTCGCACTGTATATACCGCGCTCAACACGCCATACACCACCGGGCAACAATTAATTAGCCTTCCCCTTGCTGAACTGCCCGGTGGTGTTTATCTGGTGAAAATTGAAAACGAAAGCGGACAGCAGGCCGTAACACGCCTTACTGTTCAACCCGAATAA